The proteins below come from a single Triticum aestivum cultivar Chinese Spring chromosome 5D, IWGSC CS RefSeq v2.1, whole genome shotgun sequence genomic window:
- the LOC123120992 gene encoding ras-related protein RGP1 — protein sequence MSRGGGYGEMGQKIDYVFKVVLIGDSAVGKSQLLARFARNEFSLDSKATIGVEFQTKTLQIDNRTVKAQIWDTAGQERYRAVTSAYYRGAVGAMLVYDMTKRQSFDHMARWLEELRSHADKNIVIMLIGNKSDLGTLRAVPTEDAKEFAERESLFFMETSALEATNVEKAFMTGLEEIYRTVSKKNLVANDEANSGGNSSLLKGTKVIIPGQEPAPPAKAACCMSS from the exons atgtCTCGTGGCGGCGGCTACGGGGAGATGGGGCAGAAGATCGACTACGTGTTCAAGGTGGTGCTCATCGGCGACTCCGCCGTCGGCAAGTCGCAGCTGCTGGCCCGGTTCGCGCGCAACGAGTTCAGCCTCGACTCCAAGGCCACCATCGGCGTCGAGTTCCAGACCAAGACCCTCCAGATCGACAACCGCACCGTCAAGGCCCAGATCTGGGACACCGCGGGACAAGAGAG GTACCGAGCGGTAACCAGTGCCTACTACAGAGGCGCAGTAGGAGCTATGCTAGTATATGACATGACCAAGCGCCAGTCCTTCGACCATATGGCGCGGTGGCTCGAGGAATTGCGAAGCCATGCTGACAAGAACATCGTCATCATGCTCATCGGGAACAAATCGGACCTGGGCACGCTCCGGGCTGTCCCGACAGAGGATGCCAAGGAGTTTGCCGAGCGCGAGAGCCTCTTCTTCATGGAGACGTCCGCTCTCGAGGCCACCAATGTTGAGAAGGCCTTCATGACAGGCCTCGAGGAGATATACCGCACTGTCAGCAAGAAAAACCTTGTCGCCAACGACGAGGCTAACTCCGGCGGGAACTCCAGCTTGCTGAAAGGAACGAAAGTTATCATCCCTGGCCAGGAGCCGGCCCCTCCGGCCAAGGCAGCATGTTGTATGTCCTCCTAG